GCCGCTGCATATAAACCCCAGTCCATATCCGGCCAACGCCTGGCTCAACTCGCGGCGCACCCGGCCCAGGTAAGTGGCCGCTTCTGCGGCGTCGTCAAACACTGGAGACGCCACTTCGACCTGGCCCTGGAACATCTCATAAGAGAAGCCATCGCCGATGACCTCGCGGCACGCCGCAAGCACATGAGCTGGCGGCTCGGCGAGCATTCGCCGACTGCGCAGATCTGTAATGAAATATTCTTCTTCAATGCCAAAGCGCTGAGTGCGATCCATACGCAGTCAACTCAGTCGAGTAACGGAAAGCGCCACCGCTGCGATGCGTTCGACGCGCTCGTACCCTGGTTTTTCCAGCTCTTCGCCAAACACGTCCGGGTCAAGCTCATGGTAGGTCCAGCCAAAAGCATCGCTACTCAACAAGGCGCGAGCGGATTCAAGGAACAAATCGCGGCCATCGACCATCGCCACCCCGGTGTAGAGCAATAAAGTGCCATCGCGTTCCAAACGGGGCAGCGCTTCGCGCAAAATGCGCAGCGACAACGCTTCGCCTAATTTACCACCACCGTGGCGGTAGGACCGCTGCTGACTGTCCTTCATGTAGGGCGGATTGGCGAGGATCAGGTCAAAGCGACCATCAACGCCGTCGAGCACATCACTGTGGTATACGCTGACGTTTGGTGCGTTGGCGAGTTCGGCGTTGACCGCACTCATGCGCAACGCCTTTGGGTTGATGTCCACCGCGAGCACCTCTGCGTCAGGCCGGGCGCGCGCCACCAGCAAGGCACCGGCGCCCGAACCGCAGCCGATGTCCACGGCGCGGCGGATCGGCGCGAAGCGTTGGCGCAAGCTCTCTTCGATTACGCTGGCGAAGCGGTAAGTGTCGGGGCCGAAAAAAACCGCATCAGCGGCTTCTGTTGGAAACGCCGAATGCGCCAACAGCAACGGGCCCAGGTTCGACCACCGCACCCGGCTCCGCCAGCGGCCATGCGTCTTGACGATAATTTCAGCCTGTTGCAGTTCCTGTCGTTCGGCAGCCTCGAAAACCTCAGCATCGAAGGGCCGTGACCAACCGAATATCCCGCGCGTATCGCTAACCGGTGCATTATCCCAACGCGCCATGACCCGTTGATGGGTCAGCGGTGTGGGCGTTATAAAGCGATAGCCCTGCGCCTGCAGGCGGCGGCCCAGATTGAGCAGTGCCCGATCGGCATGCGATTGGGCCGATGACCCGGAGGGCGTTGGGCACAGTGAGTCGACCATAGACAGGGCTCCTTGTCAGTCAGCGCAGAGCTGCGCGTAATTCGATAAAACGGCGGGTGGCAAACAAGCCGGCGGGCCGATGATGGCGGTCAGGGCCCAGCCACGGTAATAACAGGGAAAGCAGTTGCTCGCCGTCGGGCTCCTGCAGTGCCTTACGGAGTGCCTGAGTTTCAGGGTCATCCAACATTTGCGTGTTTGCGTCCAGCGATACGGGCCGCGCCAGGCGCGCGTGCGCAGTGCTTTTTGCATCACGCCAGTCACCGGCGATCCAGTCCCGCAGCAATTGTTTTTCATAACCGCTGAACACGCCGAACATGGCGGCACCCGCGCCTTCGATCAATTGCCAGAAACGACTGTCTTCAGGGGCGCGGTTGCGCTTGATCCAGCCTTTGTCCTGAAGGGCCTGCAAGAAGCCGCGAACCTGCCCGGGGTGCGCCAGCCATTGGTTGACACTCTTACCTTCAAAGCGGCAGTAATCCGAATGCATGTGCTGGCCGAACAGTCGCTTGCGCTCAAGCATTGCTACCAACTCGTCTTCCAAGTCAAACGCCTGGATCACCGCCGTAGAGCCCAGTCCAAGGTCGTTCAGTTGATAACCCCGCCGTACCCTTTGCCAATATTCCTGCGCGTCCATCCCGCGCGGCATCAATGCCAGGACCGCTTGCACGGCCCGGCGAGCATGGCCACTGCTGGCGTTGTCGATGGTCACATGCAAACTGAAGTAATAGGGGTCGATGCTCAGTTCCTTGAGCTCGTAGGCGCAGATGAGCAAGTGCAACGGCAGTTGCTCATAACCTAGGTTATACCCGAGGATCTCCGGCAAGTGCGACTCGGCGCTTTGACCCAATGCCAGCTGGATGGCGCCTTGGTGAAAGTGCTGGTCTTGCCATGCGAAATCGCCGTCGCAGCCTTGCTCGGCCAGCAGACGCTGGTATATCGCGACATGATTTTGCATTGGTTCACCATCGCCGAGCTCTTCCAAATAAGTGGTCAAAAGCCCGTCGTAGCGGTAGTCCCGCCAGTGCGCAAGTACACCGTATAGCCAGGCACCGTCCACTTGTTTGGTGGGTGCCACGCATTGCAAAAAGTACAAGGCATGAGCTTTGTTTAGAAAATACCGGCGGCCGCCTCCTTGCATCCGACCATGCAAGTAACGCGCATATTCCTGAGCAACGCTAGAGCAGTTGAGCACCACCCAATCCATAAGTTGGTCGGGCGACGTAGGCAGCGGATTGTCTTCAACGGGACCGAGGCAGTCCAACTGCGCTTGCAAAAACTCGACCGCCCATTGGGAAGATTCCGTGTTCCAATCTGTGAGGAGACGCTGGTACTGGCTGCGCAATGGGCCTTCCCGTAGCCTCTGGTCAGAACTACTAAGCAGGGATTGAAAGGTATGCGTCCGGCCAACCCCCTTCCTGTCCCCGGCGCCAAAGGCGATGGTGTCCACCTAATTTAAGTGGACACCCTTTCTAGCCTTTTAAGCGGGTCTTTTCATGCAGCCACAACGCCGCTCCTACTCCAAATCCTTCAAGGCCCAGGTCATTCACGAATGTGCCCAGCCCGGAGCCTCGATTGCCAATGTCGCACTGAGCCACCGTCTCAACGCGAACCTCGTCCATAAATGGATTCGAGTGCAAGCGCAGAAAACCACCGCACTGCAACCTGCTTTCATTCCGCTGCCCGTGCCACCAGCCGGAGCAACTTCGCAAGCCGCGGCATCGGCTATCTGTCTGGAAATCCCACACCCGCGTGGCACCGTCAAAGTGAACTGGCCGACCGAGAACGCCGCTGCCTGTGCGACCTTTCTGCGAGACCTGCTGCGATGATTCGCATCGATGCTATCTGGCTCGCCACCGAGCCTATGGACATGCGTGCCGGCACCGAGACTGCATTGGCCCGGGTGATTGACGTGTTCGGTGCGGCGAAGCCGCACTGCGCTTATCTGTTCGCCAATCGCCGCGCCACTCGCATGAAAGTGCTGGTCCATGACGGTGTGGGTGTTTGGCTTGCAGCGCGTCGGCTGCATCAAGGCAAGTTTCATTGGCCGGGCATACGCCATGGCCCGCAAGCCGAACTCGATACTGAACAACTTCAGGCTCTGGTACTGGGTCTGCCGTGGCAGCGGGTCGGTTCAAACGCTGCAATCACGATGCTCTGATACCCGCCATTCACCTATAGGCTGATCGCCGCTGAGTGCCGGCTCTGGCACAATCAGCGGCATGACTTCGCTCCCCGATCTTGACCACCTGACACCCGAACAACTGCGCGCACTGGCCGCGCAGTTAATGCAGCGTGTCGGCACCCTCGATCAAGAGGTGGATACGCTGGGCAAGACAGTCGATACCCTCGGCAAAACGGTCGAGACGATGGGCAAGAAAATCCATCACGACAAAACCCTCATCGAGAAGCTGACCCACGAGATCGCGCAGCTCAAGCGGTTCAAGTACGCCAAGCGCAGCGAGCAGATGCACCCGGAGCAGGCCAGCTTGCTCGATGACTTGATCGACACCGATATCGCGGCGATCGAGGCTGAGCTTCAAACGTTACAACTCGCCCCGGCACCGACCGAGACCAAACAGAAGCCCAAGCGCACTGCATTACCAGCGGAGTTTCCGCGCACGCTGATCCATCACGAACCGGACAACACTCACTGCCCATGCGGCTGCGCACTTAAACGTATCGGCGAAGACGTCAGCGAAAAACTGGACTACACGCCTGGCGTGTTTACCGTCGAGCGCCATGTGCGTGGCAAGTGGGTCTGCGATGACTGCGAAACACTGATCCAGGCACCGGTACCGGCACAGATCATCGACAAAGGCATCCCGGCCGCTGGGTTGTTGGCTCATGTCATGATCGCCAAGTTTGCCGATCATTTGCCCCTTTACCGCCAGGAATCGATTTTTGGCCGTGCCGGCTTGGCGATCCCGCGCTCGACGCTGGCTCAATGGGTGGGGGCCTGCGGTGTGCAATTGCAGCCATTGGTTGATGCACTGCGCGATGTTGTACTCGCACACCCGGTCGTTCATGTCGATGAAACGCCGGTACAAATGCTCATGCCGGGTCTGAATAAAACCCATCGCTCATATGTCTGGGCCTATGCCACCAGCCAGTTCTGCGAAACGGCGGCGGTGGTCTACGACTTCAGCCTCAGCCGCGCCGGAGAGCATGCCCGAAACTTCCTGCAAGACTGGAAAGGCCAACTGGTCTGTGATGATTTCGGTGGCTACAAGGCCAGCTTCGAACTCGGTGTAACCGAGATCGGCTGCATGGCCCATGCCCGGAGAAAGTTCTTCGAGCTGCACGCGACCAACAAGAGCCATATCGCTGAACAAGGCTTGCGCTATATCCAGTTGTTGTACGAAATCGAAAATGAAGTCCGTGACCTGGAGCCGGACTTACGCCGCCGAATACGGCAAGAAAAAGCAGCTCCGGTGATGGCTACGTTACACACCTGGATGATCGCCCAGCGCGACCTTGTGCCCAACGGCTCGGCCATCAGCAAGGCGCTCGATTACAGCCTCAAACGCTGGACGGCGTTGTCGCGTTATCTTGATAACGGGGCTGTGCCCATAGACAACAATTGGTGTGAGAACCAGATCCGGCCATGGGCTCTTGGGCGCAAGAACTGGCTCTTTGCAGGCTCGTTGCGAAGTGGAAAACGGGCGGCAGCCATCATGAGCCTCATCCAGTCGGCGCGACTGAATGGGCATGATCCGTATGCCTACTTGAAGGACGTCCTCACGCGTCTGCCGACGCAGCGGGCGAGTGAAATTGAGGAGTTGCTGCCGCATAGGTGGCAGCCGGTTTAGTTACGCAAGGGGTGATGCCCGGACGCATACATTGAAAGACAGTCATGAGAGACTCCTTTGGTGGCGTGCAAGGCATATCCGCCAACGGCCACCGGTAGACAAATACACCCCGAGAGCAACGGGACAAAACAGAAAAACTAAGTAACCGGGCAACGCACGCATGACTGGCTCCATCCGCTTGTTTTTTTCAAGCGCCAGCGACTGCCGGCACTTATTACGGGGGGCGCTTTTTTGCGCGTCCTATTCAGAAAGAGCCGCACACGACGCAATAATTCCATCGGCATGCGCTAAGTTCTGACAAAGTGATGGGTTAACCCTTGGCGGCTAATTTTGGAAGGCTTCAAGCGGTGGCTGAAGCGTGCGCCACCAGTTGCTGAATCGGTTTGCCCTCATCTACTCAGGGGTACGCGATCATCGTCATTGAGCCAAGGCTGACGCTGTCAAACGCTGGCAGGCTATGCCGGCATCGTTGCGCAGTTGACCATCACAGAACGATCAAATACAGGGTCCGGCCAGCGAAAGCTTATTATCGCTCCACATCATTAAGCATTCCTGTAGGTGGCCGACGTCGGTGCTCAAAATTGTCCCATTGCTCAGGTTTTCGTTGCTCTGCGCAATACATACACACATAAACATCTGGGCTTAAGCCAAGATAATAACCTTTACGTATATAAGGGTGGTTACAACCGCTCGATGGGCGCTCGCCATTAGCTGGTAACTCTTTAGCCATATAAAACCCATAGAAAAAAAGCCCGCACTGAGTACGGGCAAAAGGAGTTATACCTAGAGGCTGTCTGAGTGAACAGGCTCAGTATTAAGAAGCCAAAAACTATTCAGCGGTTTATTTTTTTTCAACGAAAGGCGACGAAAGGCGCGATTAACAAGCGAAGCGTAAAATCATATGGTAAGTCGATGCTTTAAGATAAACGCATGGAAGTTGGGTAGATAAACCAAATCTATCGAAGCGCACACCGGGTTCATTTCCTGCCTTTAGCAAGTCATCAGGTACTCGCAAAGCGTCGCCGAACAAGCCCGAACTGCGCCGTCTAAAATCAGCTCATAACCATGAGTGTTTTCGGTAGGTATTGCTACGCACCCCGCTCTAGCCGACGAGCCATTGCTTAATACGGCGCTCGCATCTGAGGCAAAATCGACGAGTAACGCATATTGAGGGCTGTAACCACAGCGCTCTGCTGCTGCGGCTAAGGCCATCACGATGTCGCGTGTGTAATAACCCTTTTCGTCGCCGGTATTGATGATTGGATCGACGCTCAGCTTCGTTCCATACTCATCCATCACTGGCCCGACCTCTACAGCGATGGTGGTTTCACCTGGTAGGGACGCGGATGCGAACATCGCCCCTGCATTGGATTCTTCTTCCGACGTCGTAAATACAAAATATACATCACATGCCAGCTCATCTCGGCGATGGCTCAATTGATGCGCGGCATCAATTATGGCCGCCAAGGGTGCACGGTCATCCAGAAAATGCGCCGCGATGGCGTCACCCACTCGAAACGGTTCACGCCAATGACGACTCAACACGACCCGCGTACCTGGACGTACGCCTTGAGTGCGCAGGACCGGGGGTGAAAATCGCGTAATCACATGAACGTCATTCCAATGCACATCTCCCGATAACACATCAGCGCCTTGAGGCGCATTCTGCGTCGCATGCATTGAGCCGAAAGACAAAACGCCTGGAATAATTTCGTTATCACCCAGAATATCAACCGGACACATACCGAAATTCACCGGGTTCGCGCCTCCGAGGGCGATAACTCTCAATGTGCCATCTTCATTGACGCTCTTAACCACCATCGCGATTTCATCCATGTGCGCCATGACCCTTACAGCTCCGCGCGATTCGGTAGCCTTCCGCTTACCCTTAATAAGTCCTATGACGTTACCTGCGGCATCAACCCATGTTTCGTCGCAGAGAGGAGTAATGGTTTGCAAGCATATTTCGCGAACCTCATCTTCCTGCCCACCTGGCCCGCGAGCCATCAGGAGTTGAGCTAACAACTCGGAAAGCGTGTTTTGCGGGTTTGAGGCTCTGGAAATAGCTCCACGTTGTGCATCAGACATTTTCGGTCTCTCGCGCAGGCACTTGTAGTAACAAGCGGCGCCATTGCGGCGCCGCCTGGCTTCAAATTACTGCTGTCACTTGGATTCCAGCGTTGCAGCCTGATTGCCACCCTGCTCCGCAATCTTTGTCAGCTTTTCATCGGCGCCTTTTTCCTCAGCGAGCGTCGCAGCCAACAGCTTTGCAGCGTCATCATATTTGAGGTGTTTGGCCATCGCTATAAGGGTGCCATAGGCGGCTATTTCATAGTGTTCCACCTTCTGCGCCGCGCCAATCAATGCTGCATCAAGAACGGCGCCCTTCTCGATCTCTTCCAAGAGCTCTTTCGACTCTTCAACCAACCCCTCCATCGCCACGCATTTCATGCGCTTCAATTTTATCCCGGTCAGTTCCACCAATTGATCAATGCGCTCGATCTGGCCCTGGGTTTCTTCCAGGTGTGAGGTAAAGGCCTCCGCCAACAGCGGGTTGGTCGCCGCTTTCGCCAAGCGCGGCAAGGCTTTGGTGATTTGCTTTTCCGCACTGTAAACATCAGAGAGTTCGTGGATAAACAAATCTTCGACAGTTTTTCTAGCCATTTCGAGACTTCCTTCTGGTCAGTCGGGCGTCGCCTAATCGCAGCGTCCGTATGGGATTCACCGGCAAGCGATATTTGCCTTGCATGAAAACTGACCTGCTCAATTTAAGAGGTGTTCCGAAAATTTTCGGGGTGACTGATAAAAGGTTCAGAACTAGCCCAGGGCTGTATCAAGAAACATCATGACGCCGAAACCCAGCATCAGGCCTAAGGTCGCTGGTGTCTCATGACCATTGCGATGTGTCTCGGGAATGACCTCATGGGACACTACAAAAATCATGGCGCCAGCTGCCAAGCCGAGAGCGATGGGATACCCCAAGGCAAAGCTACTGGAAATCCCTAAACCGACAATTGCCCCCAAGGGTTCCATCAGCCCCGAACCAACCGCAATCAGCGCGGCTCGAAGCGCACTGATGCCTGTCACTCGTAATGCCAGGGCGACTGCTAATCCTTCCGGAATGTCCTGTATGGCAATTGCGGTTGTCAGAGGCAGCCCCACCTTCATATCGCCGTTGGCGAAGCTCACCCCAATAGCCATGCCTTCTGGCAGGTTATGCAGCGTGATTGCCAGGACGAACAACCAAACCCGATTGATACGCTGCGCGTCCGGTCCCCTGCGTCCGCTTTTCTCGTGTTCGTGAGGGACGAAACGATCAAGGCCAACCATCAGCGCTACGCCTAATCCCAATCCCGCAACAACAACGCATGCTGCGACCAACTGGTTTGCGCAAAGGGCCTGTGCTGCTTCAATACCAGGGAGAATGAGCGAGAAGGAACTGGCGGCCAGCATCATGCCGGCGGCAAAGCCAAGCATGATGTCTTGCGTACGGGCGGCGATATCTCGCAATGCTATGGCTGCGGCTGCGCCGATAGCTGTCGCAGCGAAACCGGAAAGTCCGCCCAGAAAAGCAAGGTGGAGATTCGCCTTATTGACACCGATGAATGCGCCATAACCGCAGACGATCAGGAAAACAGCCACACACAACAAGAGTATCCAAAAGGACAATCCTCCCCACCCCGAGCGGGAAATGTGTACGAACCAAGCGCGCAAAGGCGCTCCAAACGATGGAGAGGGCTCTGACATTTTTCCTCCACAGCTTTCTGCGTTATGAGCATGAAACGCAGCAATGGGAAACCACCTTTCGCGTTAAATGCAGAGGCTCTGATTCGCAAAGATTGCAGTCAGCCTTTGCTGTGCTCGGGCGAAGATGGCCCCTCCTTGATCCCCCGTGGTCCGGCGACTCCCCAGACGACCAAACCCAATACCGGGAAAATGATCAGACCGAGCGCCCACGCGGCTTTTATCCCTACGGTTTTGTCGCTCCGAAACACGCTGACAATGGCCCATAGATCGACAAGCAGAATGAACACGGCGACAGCAATCGCAAAATAGCTGGTGGCTTCAGACATGATTTAGCCCTCCTTAGGGTGTTAACGCTTAGGCCCCGATCGAATACGGACGTTCCAAGAAAATCACAAGCCTCCAGCAAGCACGGGTCTGGGTTTTAATTTTCTTTGGCAATGATGGAGATTTTTCCGTTGCGCTCAATTATCGCGAACTTGATCTCTTCCAGCCGCTCGATACCTTG
The Pseudomonas poae DNA segment above includes these coding regions:
- a CDS encoding transposase — encoded protein: MDSSASAENHRTATCFHSAARATSRSNFASRGIGYLSGNPTPAWHRQSELADRERRCLCDLSARPAAMIRIDAIWLATEPMDMRAGTETALARVIDVFGAAKPHCAYLFANRRATRMKVLVHDGVGVWLAARRLHQGKFHWPGIRHGPQAELDTEQLQALVLGLPWQRVGSNAAITML
- a CDS encoding M42 family peptidase, which codes for MSDAQRGAISRASNPQNTLSELLAQLLMARGPGGQEDEVREICLQTITPLCDETWVDAAGNVIGLIKGKRKATESRGAVRVMAHMDEIAMVVKSVNEDGTLRVIALGGANPVNFGMCPVDILGDNEIIPGVLSFGSMHATQNAPQGADVLSGDVHWNDVHVITRFSPPVLRTQGVRPGTRVVLSRHWREPFRVGDAIAAHFLDDRAPLAAIIDAAHQLSHRRDELACDVYFVFTTSEEESNAGAMFASASLPGETTIAVEVGPVMDEYGTKLSVDPIINTGDEKGYYTRDIVMALAAAAERCGYSPQYALLVDFASDASAVLSNGSSARAGCVAIPTENTHGYELILDGAVRACSATLCEYLMTC
- a CDS encoding IS66 family transposase → MTSLPDLDHLTPEQLRALAAQLMQRVGTLDQEVDTLGKTVDTLGKTVETMGKKIHHDKTLIEKLTHEIAQLKRFKYAKRSEQMHPEQASLLDDLIDTDIAAIEAELQTLQLAPAPTETKQKPKRTALPAEFPRTLIHHEPDNTHCPCGCALKRIGEDVSEKLDYTPGVFTVERHVRGKWVCDDCETLIQAPVPAQIIDKGIPAAGLLAHVMIAKFADHLPLYRQESIFGRAGLAIPRSTLAQWVGACGVQLQPLVDALRDVVLAHPVVHVDETPVQMLMPGLNKTHRSYVWAYATSQFCETAAVVYDFSLSRAGEHARNFLQDWKGQLVCDDFGGYKASFELGVTEIGCMAHARRKFFELHATNKSHIAEQGLRYIQLLYEIENEVRDLEPDLRRRIRQEKAAPVMATLHTWMIAQRDLVPNGSAISKALDYSLKRWTALSRYLDNGAVPIDNNWCENQIRPWALGRKNWLFAGSLRSGKRAAAIMSLIQSARLNGHDPYAYLKDVLTRLPTQRASEIEELLPHRWQPV
- a CDS encoding ferritin-like domain-containing protein, yielding MARKTVEDLFIHELSDVYSAEKQITKALPRLAKAATNPLLAEAFTSHLEETQGQIERIDQLVELTGIKLKRMKCVAMEGLVEESKELLEEIEKGAVLDAALIGAAQKVEHYEIAAYGTLIAMAKHLKYDDAAKLLAATLAEEKGADEKLTKIAEQGGNQAATLESK
- a CDS encoding PLDc_N domain-containing protein translates to MSEATSYFAIAVAVFILLVDLWAIVSVFRSDKTVGIKAAWALGLIIFPVLGLVVWGVAGPRGIKEGPSSPEHSKG
- a CDS encoding iron-containing redox enzyme family protein; the protein is MLSSSDQRLREGPLRSQYQRLLTDWNTESSQWAVEFLQAQLDCLGPVEDNPLPTSPDQLMDWVVLNCSSVAQEYARYLHGRMQGGGRRYFLNKAHALYFLQCVAPTKQVDGAWLYGVLAHWRDYRYDGLLTTYLEELGDGEPMQNHVAIYQRLLAEQGCDGDFAWQDQHFHQGAIQLALGQSAESHLPEILGYNLGYEQLPLHLLICAYELKELSIDPYYFSLHVTIDNASSGHARRAVQAVLALMPRGMDAQEYWQRVRRGYQLNDLGLGSTAVIQAFDLEDELVAMLERKRLFGQHMHSDYCRFEGKSVNQWLAHPGQVRGFLQALQDKGWIKRNRAPEDSRFWQLIEGAGAAMFGVFSGYEKQLLRDWIAGDWRDAKSTAHARLARPVSLDANTQMLDDPETQALRKALQEPDGEQLLSLLLPWLGPDRHHRPAGLFATRRFIELRAALR
- a CDS encoding ZIP family metal transporter, which translates into the protein MSEPSPSFGAPLRAWFVHISRSGWGGLSFWILLLCVAVFLIVCGYGAFIGVNKANLHLAFLGGLSGFAATAIGAAAAIALRDIAARTQDIMLGFAAGMMLAASSFSLILPGIEAAQALCANQLVAACVVVAGLGLGVALMVGLDRFVPHEHEKSGRRGPDAQRINRVWLFVLAITLHNLPEGMAIGVSFANGDMKVGLPLTTAIAIQDIPEGLAVALALRVTGISALRAALIAVGSGLMEPLGAIVGLGISSSFALGYPIALGLAAGAMIFVVSHEVIPETHRNGHETPATLGLMLGFGVMMFLDTALG
- a CDS encoding class I SAM-dependent methyltransferase, encoding MVDSLCPTPSGSSAQSHADRALLNLGRRLQAQGYRFITPTPLTHQRVMARWDNAPVSDTRGIFGWSRPFDAEVFEAAERQELQQAEIIVKTHGRWRSRVRWSNLGPLLLAHSAFPTEAADAVFFGPDTYRFASVIEESLRQRFAPIRRAVDIGCGSGAGALLVARARPDAEVLAVDINPKALRMSAVNAELANAPNVSVYHSDVLDGVDGRFDLILANPPYMKDSQQRSYRHGGGKLGEALSLRILREALPRLERDGTLLLYTGVAMVDGRDLFLESARALLSSDAFGWTYHELDPDVFGEELEKPGYERVERIAAVALSVTRLS